One genomic segment of Chitinophaga sancti includes these proteins:
- a CDS encoding DEAD/DEAH box helicase, translating to MKEYQEILACLINGKENWSQLKQELSKYNISQAKESGKDTRAGKIFEVFTKYYFLTSPTDKDNFKNVWLFEEIPLVVRDKLKLGNQDYGVDLVLQDMEDQFFVVQCKYKNDELSRLNWTADRIANLFAFCPNANGYIVFSNAVDLDTVSKTRHDNFTFYNIANLNEIEKVTIESIHALLTEKQLPKKKQYDPLPHQQTAIEECVQWFTEGNESRGQLIMPCGAGKTFTALRIKERLHSKNTLVLVPSLALVRQIKNEWAKQRTVAYQYLCVCSEVGIDNDIDDTMITHTYEIDTRVTTDINHVKSFLQKTFNEKVIFSTYHSLVVISDAIKDLNFEFDLTFCDEAHKTAGIGNGMFSLVHDNSKIPSKYRLYSTATPRIVKESLKKQIEDDLNYAYDMNDPNIFGYEFYRMSFKEAIEKKILVDYKIVVIGVNDVELQGYINERRYVNDKHSIDEIANNYALDHVMRKYNAKYGLTFHSRVKLAKEFTERHSKLFPDIKAFFVSGEQSTSYRNTVLEDFKNADSAIVSNARCLTEGVDVPTIELIFFCDPKNSKIDIVQAAGRALRRKEDKALGYIVVPIYHSKKYDVENSISTSSFKNLLQVIRSLCDQDERLQDEINSIGFGKEMRSIGRLDVIYQHFISGQDTIILDGFEEKLRNSLFDQIIEKSSNNWDLRFLELKEFLRINGEYPTKKHDSEIYSWVTTQRIRKNNGTLRIEELRKLNSINFEWNIIEQKWERMFDKFREYAAINEFPPCQGIDDDELVKWYRIQKNYINDKKIISKENSERFVAIENKFQGPSSRKKWALPYENLIRYRQENPSQWPIYDPENSKSEESQLNVFCQIMRKRYRSNKLENYWFEKLITIDFNFEGRTDDWTQTWKEIKELLDTRNSITSEDLGNNVYSWILRYKRKYDEGALTDYHTKKIEELNLDRFFETWEQKFSKVKNWKDVNGRLPTKTSEKNLHSWLSSQRIRYNNNRLTESQIQSLILIEYDLNAKGYERMEERWNEMFENVRSFKEENNKWPSFGVNGLEAQLYNWCQGQRQAQAGTHSGGRRKALKQWQAEKLNSINFHWSLLDLNNVEWESKYQELEEFLSKQELGELKSGTKLWRWIYNQNLAFEKGGFDESKKERLLVLGIDITKRISSDGKDGFMLWAKNIIKIGKFIEENGYYPTARKDELQNKLYNSLAKARRAYKNNELSVKQLKLISDLNINLDN from the coding sequence ATGAAAGAATATCAGGAAATATTGGCTTGTCTTATTAATGGTAAAGAGAATTGGAGTCAATTAAAACAAGAACTCTCGAAATATAATATTTCCCAGGCTAAAGAATCTGGGAAGGATACAAGAGCAGGAAAAATCTTTGAGGTATTTACTAAATATTATTTTCTTACTTCTCCTACTGATAAAGATAACTTTAAAAATGTCTGGCTTTTTGAAGAAATTCCTCTTGTTGTAAGAGATAAACTAAAGTTAGGAAATCAAGATTATGGGGTTGATTTGGTGCTACAGGACATGGAGGATCAATTCTTTGTAGTTCAATGTAAATATAAAAATGATGAATTAAGTAGACTAAATTGGACGGCTGACAGAATTGCCAATCTTTTTGCATTTTGTCCCAATGCAAATGGATATATCGTTTTTTCCAATGCGGTTGACCTTGATACTGTTTCAAAAACTAGACATGATAATTTTACTTTCTACAATATTGCTAATTTAAATGAAATTGAAAAAGTAACTATCGAATCAATACATGCGCTTCTAACCGAAAAACAGTTGCCTAAAAAAAAGCAGTATGATCCTTTACCGCATCAGCAAACAGCAATTGAAGAATGTGTACAATGGTTTACAGAAGGAAATGAATCCAGAGGACAGCTAATCATGCCTTGTGGAGCGGGGAAAACCTTTACGGCTTTACGGATAAAAGAAAGATTACATAGCAAAAATACGCTGGTACTTGTACCATCGCTTGCCCTTGTAAGACAAATAAAAAATGAATGGGCAAAACAAAGAACGGTAGCTTATCAATATTTGTGTGTTTGTTCTGAAGTTGGTATTGACAATGATATTGACGATACAATGATTACCCACACCTATGAAATAGATACAAGAGTTACTACTGATATAAATCATGTAAAATCATTTCTCCAAAAAACATTTAATGAAAAAGTAATTTTTTCAACTTATCACTCTTTAGTTGTTATATCGGATGCCATAAAAGATTTAAATTTTGAATTTGATCTTACCTTTTGTGATGAAGCACACAAAACAGCAGGAATTGGCAATGGAATGTTTAGTTTAGTTCATGATAATTCAAAAATTCCATCAAAATATAGATTGTACTCAACGGCAACTCCACGAATAGTAAAAGAATCACTGAAAAAGCAGATAGAAGATGATCTCAATTATGCTTATGATATGAATGATCCCAATATTTTTGGGTATGAATTTTACCGAATGTCATTCAAAGAGGCAATAGAGAAGAAGATACTTGTTGATTATAAAATTGTTGTTATAGGTGTAAATGATGTAGAGTTGCAAGGATATATAAATGAACGAAGATATGTTAATGATAAACATTCAATTGATGAAATAGCAAATAACTATGCACTTGATCATGTGATGCGAAAATACAACGCTAAATATGGATTGACTTTTCATTCAAGGGTAAAATTGGCTAAGGAATTTACTGAGCGGCATTCAAAACTATTCCCAGATATAAAAGCATTTTTTGTAAGTGGGGAACAATCTACCAGCTATAGAAATACGGTTCTTGAAGATTTTAAAAACGCTGATAGCGCTATCGTGTCAAATGCGAGATGTTTAACAGAAGGTGTTGACGTTCCAACCATTGAGTTGATATTTTTTTGTGATCCTAAAAATTCAAAAATTGATATAGTTCAGGCTGCTGGAAGAGCATTACGTAGAAAGGAAGATAAAGCATTAGGATATATAGTTGTTCCAATTTATCATTCAAAAAAGTATGATGTCGAGAATTCAATTAGCACAAGTTCATTTAAAAATCTATTACAAGTAATACGTTCATTGTGTGATCAGGACGAAAGACTGCAGGATGAAATTAATTCAATTGGATTCGGAAAGGAGATGCGAAGTATTGGAAGACTTGATGTGATATATCAGCACTTCATATCTGGACAAGATACTATCATTTTGGATGGATTTGAAGAGAAACTAAGAAACTCTCTTTTTGATCAGATTATTGAGAAATCATCAAATAATTGGGATTTACGTTTTTTAGAACTAAAGGAATTTCTGAGAATAAATGGAGAATATCCTACTAAAAAGCATGATAGCGAAATATATAGTTGGGTTACTACTCAAAGAATCAGAAAAAATAATGGAACGCTTAGAATTGAAGAACTCAGAAAATTAAATTCAATCAATTTCGAATGGAATATAATTGAACAAAAATGGGAACGTATGTTTGATAAGTTTAGGGAATATGCGGCAATAAATGAATTTCCACCTTGTCAAGGTATTGACGACGATGAACTTGTAAAGTGGTATAGAATTCAAAAGAATTACATTAATGATAAAAAAATTATTTCAAAAGAAAATAGTGAACGATTTGTTGCTATAGAAAATAAGTTTCAAGGTCCTTCAAGCAGGAAAAAATGGGCTTTACCATATGAAAATCTTATTAGGTACCGACAGGAGAATCCTAGCCAATGGCCTATATATGATCCGGAAAATTCTAAATCGGAAGAGTCTCAACTAAACGTTTTTTGTCAGATCATGCGGAAAAGATATCGTAGTAACAAATTAGAGAACTATTGGTTTGAAAAATTAATTACTATTGATTTTAATTTTGAAGGTAGAACGGACGATTGGACTCAAACCTGGAAGGAAATCAAAGAACTATTGGACACTCGAAATTCAATAACATCCGAAGATCTTGGAAATAATGTCTATTCATGGATATTAAGGTATAAAAGGAAATATGATGAAGGAGCGTTAACCGATTATCATACTAAAAAGATTGAGGAACTAAATCTTGATAGGTTTTTTGAAACTTGGGAACAGAAATTTTCTAAAGTCAAAAACTGGAAAGATGTTAATGGAAGGTTGCCAACAAAAACGTCCGAAAAAAATTTGCATAGCTGGCTTAGTTCTCAAAGAATTCGTTACAATAATAATAGGTTAACAGAAAGTCAAATACAATCCCTAATATTGATTGAATATGACTTAAATGCAAAAGGTTATGAGAGAATGGAGGAACGATGGAATGAGATGTTCGAAAATGTCAGATCTTTCAAAGAGGAAAATAACAAATGGCCCTCCTTTGGAGTGAATGGCTTAGAAGCACAATTATACAACTGGTGCCAAGGTCAAAGGCAAGCACAAGCAGGGACACATTCAGGGGGGAGACGAAAGGCATTAAAACAATGGCAGGCTGAAAAACTTAATTCCATTAATTTTCATTGGTCACTTCTTGATCTGAATAATGTGGAATGGGAATCTAAATATCAAGAGCTAGAGGAATTTTTGAGTAAACAAGAGTTAGGAGAACTAAAATCTGGCACGAAATTATGGAGATGGATATACAACCAGAATCTGGCATTTGAGAAAGGGGGATTTGACGAAAGTAAAAAAGAAAGATTATTGGTATTAGGAATAGATATTACCAAGAGAATTTCTAGCGACGGAAAAGATGGATTTATGCTCTGGGCTAAAAATATTATTAAGATTGGTAAGTTTATTGAAGAAAATGGATATTACCCAACTGCAAGAAAAGATGAATTGCAGAATAAATTATATAATTCTCTTGCAAAGGCTAGAAGAGCATATAAGAATAATGAACTATCGGTTAAACAATTAAAACTAATAAGTGATTTGAATATTAATCTGGATAATTAA
- a CDS encoding ATP-binding protein translates to MNSWKDTAIQLLSKSLKPIPIELNEIDWKTDISDNGNRIAQHISAFANYPGGGFLAFGIDNNGQSINLSKVAMDIIIQKIGNIARNNLAQPIGVDHLVTCYYEIPVLLVHIPEYHDKPVHIRGKDIYESYKRSAGQTVKLSRQEVKHLIIGSTGLEYEDIIAASQINSDEVLKMLDYDQYFMLLDKRLPDTKQGILDSLADDGLLKKAGANWDITNLGGILFAKDLNSFKSLHRKIVRVIIYKDNSRINAIKEEGILKGYATGFEGMINYIMDQLPTNEVIEAALRQQLKIYPDIAIREFVANAIIHQDLSITGAGVMVEIFKDRIEITNPGTPLVDTNRFIDAAPKSRNETLASLMRRLNICEERGSGVDRAIEVIEEFQLPAPKFIRGDEYTRVIIYAPLPLTKMNNEDRIRACYQHTCLHYVHNEAVNNQSIRKRFNINKNNVSFASKIIADTIDAGFIKPSDPENISKKFASYVPYWA, encoded by the coding sequence ATGAATAGTTGGAAAGATACCGCAATACAATTATTAAGTAAAAGCTTAAAACCGATTCCAATAGAGCTAAATGAGATTGATTGGAAAACTGATATTTCAGATAACGGTAATCGGATTGCACAGCATATTTCAGCCTTTGCTAATTATCCTGGAGGCGGGTTTCTTGCTTTTGGTATTGACAACAACGGTCAGTCTATTAATTTATCCAAGGTGGCGATGGACATTATCATTCAAAAGATTGGAAATATTGCTCGCAACAACCTTGCCCAACCAATAGGTGTAGACCATTTAGTAACATGCTACTATGAAATTCCTGTTTTGCTTGTTCATATACCTGAGTATCACGATAAGCCTGTTCATATACGGGGTAAGGACATATATGAAAGCTATAAACGTTCGGCAGGTCAAACGGTGAAACTTTCCCGACAAGAAGTTAAACACTTGATAATCGGTTCTACAGGATTGGAATACGAAGACATTATTGCTGCTTCTCAAATTAATAGCGATGAGGTATTGAAAATGCTGGATTATGACCAGTATTTTATGTTGCTTGACAAGCGATTACCAGATACAAAGCAAGGTATTCTCGATTCACTTGCTGATGATGGTTTACTAAAAAAAGCAGGAGCAAACTGGGATATTACTAACCTGGGTGGTATTCTCTTTGCAAAAGATTTAAATAGTTTTAAATCTTTGCATCGCAAAATTGTTCGGGTGATTATATACAAGGATAACAGTCGTATAAATGCTATCAAAGAGGAGGGGATTTTAAAAGGATATGCTACTGGATTTGAAGGTATGATTAACTATATTATGGATCAACTACCTACAAATGAAGTAATAGAAGCCGCTTTGCGACAGCAATTAAAAATATATCCCGATATAGCTATTCGGGAGTTTGTAGCAAATGCAATTATTCATCAGGATCTATCTATTACCGGTGCAGGTGTAATGGTTGAAATATTTAAAGACAGAATTGAAATAACCAATCCAGGTACACCATTAGTCGATACCAACCGGTTTATTGATGCTGCTCCAAAGTCAAGGAACGAAACACTTGCTTCACTTATGCGTCGCCTTAATATTTGTGAAGAACGAGGTAGCGGTGTGGATAGAGCAATTGAGGTAATTGAAGAGTTTCAACTTCCAGCACCTAAATTTATCAGAGGAGATGAATATACACGGGTGATTATATACGCACCTTTACCCTTAACAAAAATGAACAACGAAGACAGGATTAGAGCTTGCTATCAACATACCTGTTTGCATTATGTCCACAATGAAGCAGTGAACAATCAGTCAATTCGAAAGAGGTTTAATATTAATAAAAACAACGTGTCGTTTGCTTCTAAAATTATTGCTGATACAATTGATGCAGGTTTTATTAAACCGTCTGATCCAGAAAATATATCGAAAAAATTCGCCTCATATGTTCCCTACTGGGCTTGA
- a CDS encoding SWIM zinc finger family protein encodes MLTLKNFELQIGSVIIQRGRQYYEDGAVIDLEETDNNYWQAEVAGSTTYFVEIKLGNKNKIEDYSCDCPYDGDTCKHVVAVLFLLKEELSNTIVSAKRATQPDFKKLLQKINIEEYKEFILTHATKDKNFKSAF; translated from the coding sequence ATGCTTACCCTTAAAAATTTTGAGCTCCAGATAGGCTCAGTCATAATACAACGAGGAAGACAGTATTACGAAGATGGAGCAGTAATTGATCTTGAAGAAACTGATAATAATTATTGGCAGGCGGAAGTGGCAGGAAGCACAACCTATTTTGTTGAGATAAAACTTGGAAATAAAAACAAAATTGAAGATTACTCCTGCGACTGCCCGTATGATGGTGATACATGCAAACATGTTGTAGCAGTATTGTTCCTACTTAAAGAAGAGTTGTCTAACACCATTGTCAGTGCAAAGAGGGCGACACAACCAGACTTTAAAAAGTTATTGCAAAAAATAAATATAGAAGAGTACAAGGAATTTATTCTCACACATGCTACAAAAGACAAGAATTTTAAATCTGCTTTTTAA
- a CDS encoding ATP-binding protein — MRKYPIGIQDFEKIRKEDFLYIDKTQSIHKLIESGNYYFLSRPRRFGKSLLLSTIKAIFSGNSELFEGLWIYDQWNWEQKHPVIHLRLSKLDYQKLGLYDALSIEMGVIAKDLGLELESIHLKGRFEELIRKASANGKVVILIDEYDKPITDYLEDLEKVEENRSIFKSFYSVLKDSDQYIRLLLLTGVSRFPKVSIFSDLNNLNDITIHRKYATIAGITQQELEKDFADEIAEIQQQQPDFLGKLKSWYNGYAWHEEAERVYNPFSLLKYMDGRDFRNYWFHTGTPTWLVNLMKQNKEYDLENVHIGENALSSFNVEHIAVIPVLFQTGYLTIKGYNANKRLYELGYPNTEVRESLTDALLSAYRNVFPGYDSMSVTDDLSESLKSNDMPQMIKALDVLLSTIPYDHWKAESESIFHIIVHLSFKRLGFDVRSEVHSATGRCDVLVFTDQYIFAIELKLNSSANVALDQIFEKGYLRPYQMDARNKIAIGINFSSEKRAVQEFLVKEIE, encoded by the coding sequence ATGAGGAAATATCCAATTGGTATACAAGATTTCGAGAAAATAAGGAAGGAGGACTTTTTATATATTGATAAAACTCAATCAATACATAAATTGATTGAGTCTGGTAATTATTATTTTCTAAGTCGTCCCAGACGATTTGGAAAATCATTATTGTTATCCACCATTAAGGCGATCTTTAGTGGAAACAGTGAATTATTTGAAGGACTTTGGATCTATGATCAATGGAATTGGGAACAAAAACATCCGGTAATCCATTTAAGACTAAGTAAACTTGACTATCAAAAATTAGGTTTATACGACGCTCTCAGTATAGAAATGGGTGTTATAGCAAAAGACCTGGGATTAGAACTGGAATCTATTCATTTGAAAGGAAGATTTGAAGAATTGATCCGTAAGGCTTCTGCCAATGGAAAGGTGGTGATCCTCATTGACGAATATGATAAACCTATTACGGATTACCTGGAGGATTTAGAGAAAGTGGAAGAAAACAGGTCGATATTTAAGAGTTTTTACTCTGTATTAAAGGATTCTGATCAATATATTCGTTTGTTGTTACTTACCGGAGTTAGCAGGTTCCCTAAAGTGAGTATTTTTTCTGATTTAAATAATCTGAATGATATCACGATCCATCGAAAATATGCAACAATTGCCGGAATTACCCAGCAGGAATTAGAAAAAGACTTTGCGGATGAGATTGCAGAAATACAGCAACAACAGCCTGATTTTTTAGGGAAGCTAAAATCATGGTATAACGGTTATGCCTGGCATGAAGAAGCTGAACGAGTATACAATCCATTTTCTTTATTGAAATATATGGATGGGCGTGATTTCAGGAACTACTGGTTTCATACAGGTACTCCTACATGGTTGGTGAACCTTATGAAACAAAATAAGGAATATGATCTGGAAAATGTACATATTGGCGAGAATGCGCTGAGTAGTTTTAATGTAGAACATATTGCGGTAATACCTGTGCTGTTTCAAACAGGTTACCTAACCATCAAAGGATATAATGCTAATAAAAGATTGTATGAGTTAGGATATCCAAATACGGAAGTAAGAGAAAGCCTGACTGACGCGCTGCTGAGCGCTTACAGAAATGTATTTCCGGGTTATGACTCCATGTCTGTTACAGATGATTTGAGCGAATCATTAAAAAGTAATGATATGCCTCAAATGATCAAAGCGTTGGATGTCCTTTTATCAACTATTCCTTATGATCATTGGAAAGCTGAAAGCGAATCGATCTTTCATATCATTGTGCATCTCTCCTTTAAGCGCTTAGGTTTTGATGTACGCAGTGAAGTACATAGTGCTACCGGCAGGTGCGATGTACTTGTATTTACAGATCAATATATTTTTGCGATAGAATTGAAACTGAATAGCTCAGCAAATGTGGCGCTGGATCAGATTTTTGAGAAGGGGTATCTGCGTCCATATCAAATGGATGCAAGAAATAAAATAGCTATTGGTATCAATTTCTCATCAGAGAAAAGAGCTGTTCAGGAATTTTTGGTGAAAGAAATAGAATAA
- a CDS encoding cold-shock protein, with the protein MTMQEGTVKFFNASKGFGFITPADGSKDIFVHVTGLNDEIGENDRVSYEVQNGQKGLNAVNVRVL; encoded by the coding sequence ATAACAATGCAAGAAGGTACAGTAAAATTCTTCAACGCTTCTAAAGGATTTGGCTTTATTACGCCTGCTGATGGAAGCAAAGACATCTTTGTTCATGTAACGGGCCTGAATGATGAGATCGGTGAGAACGACAGGGTGTCTTATGAAGTACAAAACGGCCAAAAAGGATTAAATGCGGTGAACGTTCGCGTTCTTTAA
- a CDS encoding RNA recognition motif domain-containing protein: MKIFIGNLGNEIASPDLFQLFSKFGKVKWAEIARDINNNPRGFGYVYMHTATAGDNAIAALNKKKFMQQHLSVSEALCNEKTIGKTIFYQ, translated from the coding sequence ATGAAAATATTTATAGGCAATTTGGGAAACGAAATTGCATCACCAGATCTTTTCCAACTGTTTTCAAAGTTTGGTAAAGTAAAGTGGGCAGAAATTGCCAGAGACATAAATAATAATCCGCGTGGCTTTGGGTATGTTTATATGCATACAGCAACAGCAGGAGACAATGCAATTGCTGCACTGAACAAAAAAAAATTTATGCAGCAGCACCTTTCGGTAAGCGAGGCACTATGTAACGAAAAGACTATAGGAAAAACAATTTTTTATCAATAA
- a CDS encoding RNA recognition motif domain-containing protein, giving the protein MKIYIGNLHLKASETELTKLFEAFGNVCSAGIIMDKKNGGSRGFGFVLMESQEGGIKAIHALNQLNYKNQYLEVSEAM; this is encoded by the coding sequence ATGAAAATCTATATCGGGAATTTACACCTGAAGGCATCAGAAACAGAACTGACCAAGCTTTTTGAAGCATTCGGCAATGTTTGTTCAGCAGGTATAATAATGGACAAGAAAAACGGCGGATCAAGAGGTTTTGGATTTGTACTGATGGAATCGCAGGAGGGAGGAATAAAAGCGATACATGCGCTTAACCAACTAAATTATAAGAATCAGTACCTGGAAGTAAGTGAAGCTATGTAA
- a CDS encoding cold shock domain-containing protein, whose amino-acid sequence MAETFLKKELKKKKAKERKEKVEKMQQRKLNNKKGKSLDEMMAYLDENGNLTSRPPDMRNRIEIDPADIILGAAPQDRENDLRHSGLVLSFDEAKGYGFISDSQSKESIFVHSNNISQLLKKGNKVSYELQKGSKGFSAVNVQVLRK is encoded by the coding sequence ATGGCCGAAACATTTTTAAAAAAGGAACTGAAAAAGAAAAAAGCAAAAGAACGAAAGGAGAAAGTCGAGAAGATGCAGCAGCGCAAGCTCAACAACAAGAAAGGCAAAAGCCTGGATGAAATGATGGCGTACCTGGACGAAAACGGGAACCTGACTTCCCGGCCGCCGGATATGCGCAACCGCATAGAAATAGACCCTGCGGATATTATACTTGGGGCTGCACCGCAAGACAGGGAAAATGACTTACGACACTCCGGTTTAGTACTGTCATTTGATGAAGCTAAAGGATATGGATTTATCAGCGACAGCCAAAGTAAAGAGAGCATTTTTGTACATAGCAACAATATTTCGCAATTGCTGAAAAAAGGGAACAAGGTCAGTTACGAATTGCAAAAAGGATCGAAAGGTTTTAGTGCTGTAAATGTACAGGTGCTAAGAAAATAG
- a CDS encoding helicase-related protein — MILTPTRELAIQIAENFKSYGEKIRLRYTPVFGGDAGTERSLVFTRTKHGAGKMVKQLEGTGVHAAAIHGNKSQNTRQKALSDFRQERVKVLIATDIAARGIDIDHLPREVNFNIPEAAETYVHCIGRTGRGAAATGKAISFFDYKEAGYLNSIQKLIGFPVPVLKVPAHLR; from the coding sequence TTGATTCTTACCCCGACGAGAGAGCTAGCCATACAAATTGCGGAGAATTTCAAGTCTTATGGTGAAAAAATCAGATTAAGGTATACGCCTGTTTTTGGAGGAGACGCAGGAACAGAAAGATCGCTCGTTTTTACACGTACCAAACATGGCGCGGGCAAAATGGTAAAGCAACTGGAAGGAACCGGTGTTCACGCTGCTGCAATTCATGGTAACAAATCGCAGAATACAAGACAGAAAGCGTTAAGTGATTTCCGCCAGGAGCGCGTTAAAGTGCTCATAGCAACAGATATAGCGGCAAGAGGTATTGATATAGATCATTTGCCACGGGAAGTGAATTTCAATATACCGGAAGCTGCAGAAACATACGTACACTGCATTGGCCGTACCGGGAGAGGGGCAGCAGCTACAGGTAAGGCTATATCATTTTTCGATTATAAAGAAGCAGGTTACCTGAATAGCATTCAGAAGCTGATAGGATTCCCGGTACCTGTATTAAAAGTACCTGCTCACCTGAGGTAA
- a CDS encoding DEAD/DEAH box helicase, protein MRDLLGIAQTGIGKTAAFAVPILHYLVAVKR, encoded by the coding sequence ATGAGGGATCTATTGGGTATTGCCCAGACCGGAATCGGTAAAACTGCTGCCTTCGCTGTCCCTATCCTGCATTACTTAGTTGCAGTCAAAAGGTAG